From Aedes aegypti strain LVP_AGWG unplaced genomic scaffold, AaegL5.0 Primary Assembly AGWG_AaegL5_hic_scaff_518_PBJ_arrow, whole genome shotgun sequence, the proteins below share one genomic window:
- the LOC110681177 gene encoding uncharacterized protein LOC110681177, producing the protein MPSRWKRISNIKIMNIEHILKEKSLASVPSKNIFSKFIEKCPSPRAIYEWKQKHLRLLWTIFTAPAFFHEVAKRRVDDNCIHASDLSNRKVVSWIHEEETSGSRWIEIIKRTKQQVPGARFSDAFLTALSSSLQKYLASKSDFVPSNITVVLPTRVERESPQLKLHNKFSVALQTLPIAAGIDLQDPNRFQNFLIRLSDVKQHSDVLRSSPDYLINYWIMSTVACLFPDPILRKILTSAHSTLAISNLPGPQQKPCIHGYELKNLSFWIPNIGQTAVGLTLLTYGGRMQLGILADRAVIDNEDDAHLILEETIAEIERMGLVLDGA; encoded by the exons ATGCCCTCCCGCTGGAAGCGCATATCGAACATCAAAATAATGAACATTGAACACATTCTAAAGGAAAAATCACTTGCCTCTGTACCAAGCAAAAACATATTCTCTAAATTCATCGAAAAATGTCCCTCTCCTCGAGCAATCTACGAATGGAAGCAGAAACATCTTCGGCTGCTGTGGACCATCTTCACGGCTCCGGCATTCTTCCATGAGGTCGCTAAACGCCGAGTTGACGATAATTGCATCCACGCGAGCGACCTTTCCAATCGTAAAGTGGTCAGCTGGATTCACGAGGAAGAAACGAGCGGCTCTCGATGGATAGAGATCATCAAACGAACCAAGCAGCAAGTTCCGGGAGCCAGGTTCTCCGATGCCTTTTTGACGGCACTGTCCAGTAGTCTACAGAAATATTTGGCATCGAAATCAGATTTCGTTCCAAGCAACATTACCGTAGTGTTACCGACCCGTGTTGAACGAGAAT CTCCACAACTGAAGCTGCATAACAAGTTCTCGGTGGCTCTTCAAACGTTACCAATTGCTGCGGGTATCGATCTTCAAGATCCGAATCGCTTCCAAAACTTTCTCATCCGCCTGAGCGACGTGAAGCAGCACTCCGATGTCCTCCGTTCATCGCCCGACTATTTG ATCAACTACTGGATTATGTCGACGGTGGCGTGCCTCTTCCCCGACCCGATACTTCGTAAGATCCTCACAAGCGCACACAGCACCCTGGCGATTTCGAACCTACCCGGGCCGCAGCAGAAACCATGCATCCACGGTTACGAGCTCAAGAACCTCAGCTTTTGGATTCCGAATATTGGCCAAACGGCCGTTGGCCTAACGCTGCTGACCTACGGTGGACGAATGCAGCTGGGAATTCTTGCCGATCGAGCAGTGATCGACAATGAGGACGACGCCCACTTGATTCTCGAGGAGACGATTGCCGAAATTGAACGCATGGGACTTGTGCTGGATGGAGCTTAG